One region of Sphingomonas abietis genomic DNA includes:
- a CDS encoding SPFH domain-containing protein, translating into MDGQRSLFGIVMAAGLLLIILITGILVGCPRYNVYQQEMAGRAKLAEAQSSRQVAVLEARAKMESATSLAQAEVTRAEGAAKANHILQNSLGGPEGYLRYLQIQALETNNAKLIYVPTEAGLPVTEASRLPGIPEQTDRN; encoded by the coding sequence ATGGACGGTCAGAGAAGCCTATTCGGCATCGTGATGGCGGCGGGTCTGCTGCTGATCATCCTGATCACCGGCATCCTGGTCGGCTGCCCCCGCTACAATGTCTATCAGCAGGAGATGGCGGGCCGCGCCAAGCTGGCCGAGGCGCAATCCTCGCGCCAGGTCGCGGTGCTGGAGGCGCGCGCCAAGATGGAGAGCGCGACCTCGCTCGCCCAGGCCGAAGTCACCCGCGCCGAGGGTGCGGCCAAGGCCAACCACATCCTCCAGAATTCGCTGGGCGGGCCGGAGGGCTATCTGCGCTATCTCCAGATCCAGGCGCTGGAGACCAACAACGCCAAGCTGATCTACGTGCCGACCGAGGCCGGGCTGCCCGTCACCGAGGCCTCGCGGCTGCCCGGCATCCCGGAACAGACCGACAGGAATTAG